The Chelonia mydas isolate rCheMyd1 chromosome 1, rCheMyd1.pri.v2, whole genome shotgun sequence nucleotide sequence TGATGCCTTGAGAAGGAAAGCCCTGAGAGACCAGGGGGTGTGACATTCCCGCTGTTTAACACAGTGGTGTGCACACTGATAGGCTAGCTGACAAACGCtgcatacattttattttctgtaaatataCAGCCATGAAAAACTTGGCACAAGTCAAAGGCACCAGAAACTGGTACAGGACATCAGTTACAACTGGTTTCCCTTTCCAGTCatgttattttcctttaaaacaacagtcttctctctccttttactGTTAGCTGCTGAGTGTTTCATGTAGCACAGGGCACCTTTGGGAGCAACACGCTGATAATGGCCAGCTGATTTCCGCACCATGAACACATAGGTAAACATCACTGCTCACGACACAGCTTTTGGAGGCTCTGGAGTTTCCTTGCCTGATATCATGCACCATCAGTCCTACTATTTTAAAGCAGATAGCTTGTGTGTACACAATTTCAAAGAGGTAATGTATACAGCATTTTAGAAGAAAACATATATAGTCCCTCTGTCTCTGAACTGAGAACAGCTACACAACTGCATTACAGAGCAAGGGAGCAATGCTAAATTCTAGATGTAAGTTGCAGGATTCCTTAGCTATTACGTGATGATGATTCAGACATACTCTGGCAAAGAAGATTCTAAACCAAATACAATTTGGTTTGTAAACATTACTGTTCTAAATGAGCTTGTGCAGTACTTTCAATGCACTGAGAAATGATTTCCTGATTTTAATTCTCTGACCATAGGAACTGCCTAAATGTTCTTTCATTTACTTGATTTTATGGGACTGTAACTAGATTTCCTTAAAAAAATTCCTGGCAAAATTTGCTGAACTGTCAGCCAGAAGTCCAAAGTCATCTtttgtttatgtattttaaaaagtacagttTCTTCCCTCAGTGTGCCTCAACCCTGCCTTCCAGGAAGCATCTATCGGGGTAATAGCACAGTTCCATTTTTCCATGTCCATCCAACCTATTGCATCTCTGATGATAGTTTGGGTGATGGTACTTGTGATGCAGACACTTTTTCACTTGGAAATGGACTAAGACCAAACCATATATCACACGGGCCAATGAAGACCCATTACAAGGTGTAATGTAGTGTACTAACCACATGCAGTGCACCCTTGTGTCAGAGTGCAACACTGCAAGGGACCCTCATTCCCACCACCTCCTATTGGAGGGATCCTCATTCCCACCACCTCCCACCACCCTCTGCTTCTCACCAGGTCTTAGGTGACTTGGCCTTTGGCCAAGTCCCCTAAGTTCAGTCCCTTTCAGGGGTAACAAAAGGTCCAAGCTAAACACCCAATAATAATTCTTCTGTCCTTCTACGGCTGCACTGAAGTGTCCTCAGGGCCTTCCCTCTGAGCCGCCCTCACAGGAGCCTAATCTGCCGCTGCAGTGGGGCTTGCGTGCCCCTTCCtcaagtagggaaactgaggcccacccAGAGGACCCTGTATTAAGCAGTTGGCTTTGCTTCTtcagacatgctgctgtttccctgggccacttcctacgtCTAAATCCCCCCTTGTGCTGCTTCCCAACAGCCTCTGCTTAACATGGCCTCCGTTTGCCTCTCAGGCCTCTGGCTTCTCCCTTCCCTGCTGAAGACTAGTAAGTCTTCCGCAGGGACTCTGGCAGTTTCCCCTAGGgatctccctgctccttgtagCCCTAGCTTAGGGCTTTCCCCCACAGGAGCTAGTGCTGCTCCCTGTGAGTTCTGCCTGCCTGCAGGAGAGtcttgccttctcttcagcctctccctccctggctgtACAGTCTTCTCCTAACCCTTTCACAGCTGGGGTCAGTAATTAGCATTAAGTTACCATATCACCATTAGCAGGGGATGGCTGCTAGGTCATAGGCAAGGTTGAGCCTGGCTTGCCTTAAAGAGCCAGTCAGCCTGTGACCCCTGGTAACAGCTTTCTGTGACTCCTAAATTGGGCTGGATTCAAGCAGCACCATAATGGTGAAATTGTCTCTACCAGTCCTGTGTTCACTAAAAGACATTTTTAATACTGAGACTCAATGTACTTAGATAATGGTTTCAGTGTTTTGGTTCTAGCTCAACAacaggcaacacacacacacaaacctccgAGGAAAAAGGACCGCACTGGACAGCATTACCGACAGATAATAGCTACAGATACACAGAGAGTTCTTTGCTAGCCACCAGTTCAAAGTCAGCCTGACAAAGAAAAGGGTTTTTCCCTCCCTTCTCAATGGCTATGCTGTCTGTCTTCTCTTTGAAGGCTGTATAGATATACTACCAGTCTGCATTAAAGAGATAACTCTCTTGCTAATAGGAATGCATTGACTCCTATGGTTCTGGGTTCTCTGCACAAACAGCACACACATTTGTGTGTGCATTATAGTGAAGTAGTCAAGGATTCCTGTGTCTCTGCGTCACACTCTTCAGCTTTCACCAAATCCGCCTGCAATCCTGGTGCATACCCCATGTGTTCCCATTTTATTGCATCATTCAACTCACAGCTACTATAGGTTCAACTGAAGTGATGTCTGTCTTTCCTGACTGGAGATTGGAGGTTGATGGAAGGACATGGGAGACCTGAGACCTCTTGAAGTTGCTGTTTTTTGCCCAGGCTACTCTGTAGGATGGAACTGTGGATGGACACCTGTGCTCTCTCGGGGTAGGTGGTTTTTTGCACATGTTGAGAAAAGACTTCAGTTCCAGTCTGAAATGTTCATTGAGCCAGCAGTAAATGAAGGGGTTATAACAGGTGCTGCTCATTGCAAACCAGTGAAAAGCAAAGTACAGGGCATTGTTGGTATGAATAGTTTGGCTGGAAAGGAGGACGACGTAGCAGTTTAAAGGAAACCAGCAAACAGCAAAGAGGACAACCACCAACATCAGCATCTTAATggtctttttcttcttcctccgaAGGGCGAAGTACTGCTCTGTGGTCACGTCCCCAATGGCATTGCGCAGCCAGAGTTTCTTGGCCACTCTCAGGTAGGCAGCAGAGATGATTAAAAGGGGCAGAACGTAGAGCAAAATGAATGTTGTTAAGTCTAGATACTTCCAGAAGAGGTCAGCTGGTTCAGGGAAATCTGGGAGACACAGGCATCGGGTGACTTCTTCACTGCAGATAAAAGGACTGAACACAATGAATGAACAAATATGCCTGGGTATCACAGTAAGGGAGAGAAAGACAAGACTCCTGTCATAAAAccaaagagccagatcctcaagtcGTACAAATTCAcatcattccattgacttcagcagtgctatgctaatttacaccaactgaggaggTGGCCCATAGCGTAGCTTACAAGAAATGTGCTGAGAATAATTTCTCACAGCATGCATGACATGATCTCCTTACGAAACTAATTAATTGCAACGTCTAATTACCAGCTGCACAAAATTAAGTTCTTAGGAGTGAAGTGAAACTCACTCTACCTTTCAATGAACTTCTGTATGTAAACAGTAATAAAAAGTCTATCACGTTTATGACCCATTCCATcagcaaaacacttcacaaacattaattaaccctCACAACAGAGGGTGACAGGTAGTATTATTAtctttattctgcagaagaggaaaCTAAGACAGAGAGGTTGAGTTACTTGGTCAGGGAATCAGAGTTAGAGCTGGGGTTAGATAAGAACCAATTAGGGCCTCCTTTCCAGTCCTCGCCTCAATCAATGGGCCAGATCgctagctggtgtaaactgccaATTTATGCGAACTGTGTATCTGGCCTGATGCATTTGACACACTGTGTTGTTGATGAATAATACTAGAAGAGTAGCCATTGGGAAAGGTATAGATGTAcattatggaccagatcctcagctggtgtaaattgacatggCTCCCTTGTCTTCAATGAGGCTACACTTGCTTGTCCCTGCTGGGTATCTGGCCCAATATGTTTCTGCAGATCAAAAGCAGGGATCAGCCTTACCTGTATTCAAAAGTGAATAGTTTTTGGTAAATAGCATGTGGGAGGGAGAAACACGTTGCCATAATCCAGATGACAGAGATGTAGACAATGCCTTTTGCAGTGGATAGGCGTGGTTTCAGAGGATGCATTATAACCTGTTTGGAATAAACAAACATGTGGCCTGATGACATTTTAATAATTATGAGATTTTCCTCACATAATCTCCCACTCTTAAATACAGCAGTAATCGTGGCAGTTTAATGAGCCAACACTGCATGGGAGTTGCCTGCatgcaacttccattgacttcaggttaCAGAACCAGAAAGCGAACTTGACTCTGAATGAAAGCTGAACTGAAGTAATTAACTTTCGTAgtccaagctgagagaaatggATAAAGAAAGGCCCCGATCCCGCTACTGCAGCTGTGAAGGTGAACTTCTGCACCCACATAGAGATGGGTTGACTTCCGTGGGCTCCCGGGCAGGAACAAAGTTCTTCCCTTGCACATCAGTTTGCAGGATGGGCCTAATTCAACAATATAAATAAAGGGGGgaatggaggtttttaaaatgctttcaatGTTTGTATTCGACAGCACCAGTGACACAAAGAATGGTGGGTTTCCTGTATCATTACAGCCGAATAGTTTTCCgacagaaa carries:
- the GPR83 gene encoding probable G-protein coupled receptor 83 codes for the protein MVTHYIWLSLLYLANAFDRSAKLPINRSFEGSFEIPSISSFFSWNNYTLTDWQSFVDRRRYGAESQNLTVKALLIVAYSFIIVFSLFGNVLVCHVIIKNQRMHSATSLFIVNLAVADIMITLLNTPFTLAWFVNSTWIFGKGMCHISRFAQYCSLHVSALTLTAIAVDRHQVIMHPLKPRLSTAKGIVYISVIWIMATCFSLPHAIYQKLFTFEYSEEVTRCLCLPDFPEPADLFWKYLDLTTFILLYVLPLLIISAAYLRVAKKLWLRNAIGDVTTEQYFALRRKKKKTIKMLMLVVVLFAVCWFPLNCYVVLLSSQTIHTNNALYFAFHWFAMSSTCYNPFIYCWLNEHFRLELKSFLNMCKKPPTPREHRCPSTVPSYRVAWAKNSNFKRSQVSHVLPSTSNLQSGKTDITSVEPIVAVS